One window of Papaver somniferum cultivar HN1 chromosome 9, ASM357369v1, whole genome shotgun sequence genomic DNA carries:
- the LOC113312750 gene encoding uncharacterized protein LOC113312750, which yields MKLPHRIKMFIWECLKNIFPTRVILSQAMHNLETHCQICKQEDETLYHLLIRCKHAQEVWKILNVNIDKILNNCQTVKEWIISWFHNVQVADLDELQNWRARLMVGSWVIWKERCDCVFQDKSLNPVATVSKINHYILNFSPSKQDSIAQLLIDPIDTETHDSIPSYNYNEHVKEESQVFKFYVDASIDRDTNDCGSGIVLCIWSDGCGGWRMQSCVGVFTMGECNGTGQDTSGCRCRNRYQLN from the coding sequence ATGAAGCTTCCACATCGGATAAAGATGTTTATATGGGAATGTTTGAAGAACATTTTTCCTACTAGAGTCATATTATCTCAGGCCATGCACAACTTAGAAACTCACTGTCAGATCTGCAAGCAAGAAGACGAAACCCTTTACCATCTCTTAATCAGATGCAAGCATGCTCAAGAAGTTTGGAAGATCCTCAATGTTAACATCGATAAAATTCTCAACAACTGTCAGACAGTTAAGGAATGGATCATTTCCTGGTTTCATAATGTTCAAGTTGCAGACTTGGATGAACTGCAGAATTGGAGAGCTCGCCTAATGGTAGGGAGTTGGGTGATATGGAAAGAAAGATGCGATTGCGTCTTTCAGGATAAGTCTCTAAACCCAGTTGCCACTGTATCTAAGATTAACCATTATATTCTAAATTTCAGTCCCTCTAAGCAAGACAGTATAGCACAACTTCTAATAGATCCTATTGATACTGAAACACATGATAGTATCCCTAGTTATAACTACAATGAGCATGTCAAGGAGGAGTCTCAAGTATTTAAATTTTATGTTGATGCCTCTATTGATCGAGACACTAACGACTGTGGTTCTGGGATTGTTTTATGCATCTGGAGTGATGGATGCGGAGGCTGGAGAATGCAGAGCTGTGTTGGAGTGTTTACAATGGGAGAATGCAATGGAACTGGACAAGATACATCTGGTTGCAGATGCAGAAACCGTTATCAACTCAATTAA